The genomic segment ACCCGTCTGCTCCTCGGCTGTCCCATCGCTGAGGGGACAGAGTCTCTGTCCTGACAGGTGTCCTGGCTGCCAGCCACCCGCTCCCCAGGGTGGCCCCTCACGGTCACTGaggtcaccaaggggctggggctGTTCCTGTCGTATCTGGTCCCCAGAGTTTCTTTGCAAGGAGCCGGCCCTGCGTCCCACCCTCCCAGATGGGGTCCAGTTTCTagtaagggggaggggcaggtgtgTCTGGAATCTGGCCGGGGGGCTTCTGGCCAGAACCCCGTCCCTGCCACGCCCCTGGCCACGAACCGAGCCCCTGGCTcacctggtgggggaggggtgcagaccCTTGTGGCTCCCGAGAGACAGGCGGGTGAGTAGAGGGCAGGAGCCCCTGAGACTCGTCCAGTCAGCACAGGGCGGGGGGGCCAGGCTGGCGGCACTGCTCCCACCGGATGCGTGGGACGTGGCCTGCGTGCCACCCCCAGGGTCCACGCCTGTTGGCCACGGGCCTTGCTCTCTCTAGCCATCCTTCACTCCCTCCTTAAACGTGGGGCTGTTCCCCCGGAGGGCAGAAGGCCTCCTGTAGGTTCCTGTGCAGCGGTGGCTGTAGGAGGTGGCTTGGTGGCCCTGAGGTCCCTGGGGCTACCTGCTGGCCTGCTCTGGGCTTAACCgtgaccctcccctcccctggcctgacTTCGTCCACCCTCCGGCGCACCCCCTGCTGCCCTGTGCGTCCAGGGGCTCTCCCGTCGGTGTCTTGAGCAGTGAAGTCACTTACGGGGCTTCTGTTTGGCTTATTTGTAGGAACGAGGTGCAGCTTAGCGTTTTCACCCATGAGCGTCCCCAGCACTAGCCCAGAAGCTTCTTGCGACTATGGTCTTGCTGTTATTTCAAGCACAATTGGACGGTTGAATCCCTGTGTCTCAGCCACTGCTGGGCGCTGCCGTCCTGCCCACAGGGCActggggccggggaggggagAGCCAGACTCACCCTGTCTGTCTGCAGTGCCCACCAGAGGTCGCCTCCTGTCTGCACGTTGGGCCTGAGACCTGCCCAGGGCCCTCCGTCTGTGCAGGCTGGCCTCTGAGGCCCGCCAGCTGCTCCGGGCAGGCACCCACCATCCCCATGGGGTAGCAGGGATGCATCTGACTCCTTCTAGCTGCTCAGCAGTGCCAAAGCAAAGCTTCCTTTTGAGACCATTTTCACAGAAGGATTGGTGGGCGGTGGACATGGGAGAGCCCATGGGTCCAGGTTGTTCCACCAGGGCTGGGAAGACGCAGTGCTGGGCCGCACTTGAGGCCTGTGAGCCCCGGGCCCTCGGGGGACAGGGAACCGTCTTGGCCGTTGGCATGTAGCGGGCGTGTAGGGACGCTGCTGGCTGGTGGGAGCGCGAGTGAGCCAGGGAAGGCCCGGCTGGGCACTGTCCTGCTTCCCAGTGCGGCTGGCCCTGGTTCCTCCAGGGTTTAGGGAGGGGACTGAAGAAGTCCTCGTGACCAGACGGCCGGCGGTGACTTCTCTGGGGTTTCCATCACCTGCACACACTGTCTCCCGTGTGGTTCCCGGGGACCCTCGGGTAGGAGGGCAAGGCGCCTAGGTCGGCCTGACTCGGCTGTGCGGAGCTGACTGCCGCGGTGCTTTGCTGTGCTGCCCCTGCagtttagaatgagtttggggccGACTTTGGAAGAGACGATGGGATCAGTGGGGCCTGGGCTGCAGGTGTTTGAGGTCCTGGAGCTCGCTCTCCTGCCTCTGCAGCGGGGGTGCCCACTCGCAGTCGGCGACATCCACCCCGGCGGCGGTGTGGTCGGTCAGCGGGGGCGAGGCTGGGGCCCCAGAGCCAGCGAGACCGCAAGCGAGGCAGCGTCCTTGCCGCCCGGCCCGGCACCCCACCCCCGCCGTTCCCGATCCCCTCCTGTGAGAATCAGGGTAGGAAGGTGCGGAGGGCCTGAGGACTGGCACTGAGGGTCCCTGAGGTGCTGGGGGTGTCGTCCTGTCCTGGGCCGTGTCTGGGGTGTGGGGTGACACCTGCTGCCTTACGGCTCGCTGAGTACGGTTTCTACCGGAGAAGTTAGATCAAAGGAGCCCCTGCTGTTTGCAGGTGGGAGCGTTCCGATCCCTCGTGTTTGGTGATTCCGGAGAGGAGCGTGGTTGCATGGGGGGGCCCGGCGTGAGTTGCGGGAGCTCTGGTAGCGCGACCCCTCGGGCCCGAGTCCCTTCGCGGCGGGGCTGCTGTCCACGCTGCGTGGCCCGGGAGGCAGAGCGGGTGCGGCGGGACGGGGACCTGGGCCGGGGCGTCATGACCCCCGCCTGTGGGAGCGCGGGGGGCCTTGGCGCACGTGGCCGCACGGGGCTGAGAGGGGCCGAGGCCGCCTGGGAGCCGGTGGTGAGGTCAGTTCGGGTGCTAGACACCCACTGGGTGGCAGGCACTGAGGGCCGCCGCTGGCCCGTGGCTGCAGGCTGCCCCCTGGCCCTGCCACCCGTGTCCTGGGGTCGTGGGCTGTGTCTGGCTGGCCGGCTGGAGCTTTTCAGGAGCGGCTGGCCAGTCCCCGCAGCTGAGCCGGGTCAGGGAGGGCTCAGGTGCGCCCGAGGTGTGGGTCACGACCAGGTTGTCCTGCCTGCCGGGAAGGGCTGGGCAGCTCTCTGGGGAGGACTGCACCTGAATCCGGCCCCGGTCCCGGGACACCGCCTGGGGGGCTCGGGGGTGCGGTACAGGAAGCGTCCAGGTCAGGGTCTGTGTCCCGGGGCCCTTTCCCCCAGCGGCCTGTGCCCTGTCACGGACCCAGGAAGCGATGGGCCCCGTGAGATAGGAGCTTGCGGAACTGGCCACAGACCCGCTTTCTGGGCCGTCCTGTCCCCAGGCCTCCCAGCTAGTGCACATGGTGGCATCCGGGCGGGCTCCCGGGTACGTGGCGGCGACCTTCGGGGTGAGCCTCTTGCCTCTGCGTCCGAGCCGTGGCCCCGCCGGTCACTCCCACGCAGGGCCGGGCCTGGTTCCAGGTAGGTCCCAGCCCGGCAGCCACGGGCTTGGGGTCAAGgtgcagggaagcccctcctccatGGACCTGAGGTTCGTGAGTCTAGTTGACCCTCAGTGGTGTTTAACGTGTctcttgtgtttaatttttagtcAGACTTTGACccggcgtgggcttcagtggtcgCCGTGGACGGGAGCCTAGGAGCTTTGGTTCGAGACAATTAAAGACGTGGGATGAGGATCCAGTGACAGGACGCGGTTCTGCAGGGGGCTTCTGAAGATAGACGCTTTGAACAGTCGAATTCATGGTCGTGGAAGCCGAGCCCATATTAAGAGATGTCAGGTTGGTCCGGGCTCGGGAGAGTGAGGCCGCCGAGGCCGGTGTCCCCGCGGCCGTGGAGGAGGCGCTGCTCCGGGGCCCCCTGCGTGTGCTGGGGTTAGGACAGGGGCGTCCCGAGGGGGCGAGTCGCCCGGGCCAGCGAGGCCTCGGTCGGGCCTCACGTTTGCCGTGGGGTTTGCTTCTGTCGAGGGTGTCGAGGGAGGGGCGCCCGGCCAGGCTGCAGGTCGGCGCGGGGTTTCTCGGGGCGTTCCCGTGGACACGCTGCGGTTGGCAGCCCTCTCGGTCGCAGTGCCCTCCTTTGGGGCTTCCCGTCCTCTGTGACCGCTGGGCGCTTCAGACAAGGCTCTGCAGGCACCTTTCAGCTAAGACACCTTCGCAGACCCGGAGGGCTCGGTTTCTTGCGCTCGCGTGGATCGATGTTGGGCAAAGTTCCAGCTGAGTGAGGCTGGGAGCGGGTGCTTGTCACATGCTAAAATGAGTAACATTTTTAAGTGAGACGTCGCTGTTCTCCCAGTGGAGCTGGAGAGACCAGGGCACCGTCTGCACAGGACTCCCGCCGTCGCACCACAGACAGAGGGGGCCTGGACGCTCTGCTCGTGACGCAGGGGGAGGTGACCGGGGAGGTCCTGGCCTTTGGACCCCACGCCAGGAGCCCTCCCGGCGGTCTTGGCGCCTTTGCCGCTGGTCCTGACGGCCGTGCGCTCTCGGGGGTGGTGGGCGCTGGCGGGCCGTCACGGAACCCGCACCTGGTTCTCGTCCTGCACCGCACGCGCCGGCTGCCACGTCCCAGGGCGAGCCTTGCGGGGCCGTGGTGAGGGGGCGGGCTGGTGCGGCCCCCACTGTCTCGCttgtcacctgtgaagccctcccATCTCCACCTGGGCCTCGTGTGGAGGGAGTGCGTTTTTAATCATTCTTCGCTGTCTCATTTTGGGGAGGTGAGGGGTTCTGGCCTTCTTCCGGCGTCCTAACCCTGTTCTACCCTTACACTGTTTCTTGCTCCTCaaacctacaagcagaggcgatGCTGGTGCTGGGTGGGTCTCTGCCGGGTTTTTGGGTGGCAACACCACAGCGTCGAGTGGAAGAGAAACGTCGGGTGCGTCCCCGAGCCCGTCGTTCCAACCTGCGTGTCTGGACGCCAGCTGGAGCGCAGGGCTGCCAGGGGCTCTGCATCCCTGAGGCCCTGATCCGTGGAGGGGGGCAGTCACCACCGTCGGTGTCCACTCAGGTGGCACTGAGCTGTGGCAAACATCAGTGTGTTTTCCTTCCtggtttttaacttatttttgacaaagatcCTGGTGGCTGGACACGTAGAATTGGAAGTCCTTGGGGTGGGCTGAGGTTTCAGCGGGGGCTGTGCTGCCGCGGGAAGCTGAGCGTCCGGCCCTGTCGTTGCAGGCGTCCGACCTCCGATCATGAACGGGCCCCTGCACCCCCGGCCCCTGGTGGCACTGCTGGACGGCCGGGACTGCACGGTGGAGATGCCCATCCTGAAGGACGTGGCCACAGTGGCCTTCTGTGACGCACAGTCCACACAGGAGATCCACGAGAAGGTACcacgggcgggggtggggaggtggggagccgTGGCCTCGCCAGCGCTGAGGCAGGTGTCCCAGGGTTCCTGCCGGAGTGGGCAGGTGTGGCGCTGCCCTCACCACCTGGCCTGtcgggaggtgggggtgggatgtcTCCATCATAACCAGTTCTTTCCCAGAAAGTGGCATCTGGGGACGTGGCTGCAGTGGACGGTGCTGGGGGCGGGCATGCTGCACCACCATCACCTGACGACTCAGGCCGCGGCAGTCGCCGGGACGCCCTGAGCCTGTGCCACGCGGTTTGCAGCTCTCAGGTTCCCTGGGACAGGAAGTACGTTAACCTGGTTTCTGTTTGTAGTCACAGCCAACCGGGTACTTCAGAAGCACCTTTCCCCTGAGTCAGTGAGGAAGCTGGACCAAGGTTTATAAAACCAAGGTGCTTCGGAGAGCCGACAGGGTCAGGAGAGGCCCCGATGCCGCAGGGGTGGACAGGTCGTGCCCGCCGGGCCGGGGCGTCAGCTGTGCCGGAAGAGGCGGCTGAGAGGCCAGGGCGGCTCTGGCAGCCTCATGGGCTGGTGAGGTTGGAGCCCCGCTGGACCCTGGCTCTGGGCTGGACCCTTGGAGAAAGGACGAGCTGGAGCCAGATGCACCCTCACATGTCCCCCCACCGGCCCCGCAACGTCCACATCAAGCCTTGAACTTGGATCATAGGCGCCCCTGTGTCCTCCGCTCAGGTGGCTGGCAGAGACAAGGGGGAACGGCACTCTTTACGGGAAGAGCCCGTAGGCCTGGGCCCCCAGTTGTCTCTGCAGATCACCTCCTAGCACAATGTTCGTCGCACAGTCGAAGATAACAAGATAGTAGGAGAAGAAAGAACTGAGCAAAAACCAGCAGAGACAAAGGACTAGAGGGACCCACGGGGCCGGTGGGGTGTCTGCTGCTACCATCACAGCGTGAAGACCAAGCCTGAGCACTTCAAAGGAGCCGAGAGCAGAAGACGTGACGACGGCAGAGGCTTCTGGGGAGTTTTTAGAAGATCTAGGAGCAGAAACAGCGAAGCTGGAAGTGAGAGCTCACTGGGCAGACTCGACAGCCACCTGGGTCAGCGGCAGGACGGAGGCTTGGGGTGAGGGGGCCCGGTGGGGAGCCAGCCTCCGGCAGGAGTCTCAGGGACcgaggggaggggatgggccgCGCGCAGAATTTGAGCCAGAGCCGAGGGGAGGCAGCAGTAAGCGGGTGAGAAGCGCGGCGGCGTGCACGCCCGGGCCGCCCCTCCGGGAACTTGGGCCGGCGGCTGCGCAAAGCTGAGCAGGTGCGGGCCACCTGCCTGGCCATCCCAGTGCCGCCATTTCCCCCCGAGAAGCGGAGCGCACGTCCACTCAGACACCTCCCGCGAGCCCCCCAGCAGCTTCGTTCCTCGGGGCCGGAACCAGAGGAACCAGGTGGCCTTCCGCCAGGGCACGGGTACCGAGGAGCCCCACTGGGCAGAGACGGGAGGGTGAGGCACGGGCACCGGCGTCGGCCGGGCCAGAGCAGCCAGCTCTTCAGGGTCACGGGCGTCGTCACTCTGGCCAGCCACCGTGACGGGGCTGGCAAAGGGGAACGAGGTGCCGGGTTCAGGTGCCGCTAACACGGGGGTGTTTCTCTGTGGCGACGGCAGTCCTGCTTTCTGTGTCCTGTCGTGAGGCGGCTGTTTGAACAGACCCACGGTGAAGTTCCACAGAACAGCACACAAGCAAGGACAAGACGGCCAAGGGCACCTGGGTGCACAGATTACCTCCCGGGCGCAGGCTCGCTGCCCACCACGGGCCAGGCCAGGGGACCCGGGATCCCTCTCGTTGGCAGCATCTTGTGAATCTTACACCGCTTCAAACtaaaaagatactttttaaaaaaacagtagtGGAATGAGAAAGAGATACACCGGGAGAAAGTTTAAAAACTGTAAGCAGTACTAAAACAAGttttgccaataaatttgaaaactaagACAAAACGTGTTTTTTTCCAGAACTGTAACTTACCAAAACTATTTCAACAAGTTAATataaaacccagggcttccctggtggcgcagtggttgagagtctgcctgccaatgcaggggacccaggttcgagccctggtccgggaggatcccacgtgccgcggagcaactgggcccgtgagccataactactgagcctgcgcgtctggagcccgtgctccacaacaagagaggccgcgacagtgagaggcccacacaccgcgatgaagagtggcccccgctcgccgcaactggagaaagccctcgcacagaaacaaagacccaacacagccagaaataaataaatgaatgaatgaatgaatgttgacaGACCCCTGGGGAGAGGCATAGGGCCCTCAGAGCCCCACCCAACGGGCAGGCGGCGTCCCCCCGAGCCCTACGCCTCCTGACACCCACGGGAAGCCACAAAAAGGCCTTGCCTGCCAGAGAAGAACAGGCAGAAAAAGTGTCCTGGGGACAGAATTTTATGCTCCTGACAGAAGAGACGTTAGGACTGTGTAATTGGCGTCCTTAGGCCTGAGGTAACACCCGATTGTACACACCAAGCAGGACGCAGCGAGAAAGGAACCACAGGAGAACTAGAGGGAGCTCCTGGAAACTAAAATGGGAGCGGAAGGTTTAAACCTTAATAGGAAGCTCAGAAGACACAGTCAGAGGAAGCCCAGAGGAAAGACGGAAGCGATGAGGAGCGAGGAGAGATTCGCAGACTCCGCGGGGGTGCCGGGCCCAGCTGGCCAGTGCAGCCGCTCTCGGGAGCTTCCTGTTCCCCATCCTGGGCAAGCACTTCCTTCCCCCTCTTTGCTGCCAGGGGTGGCCAGATGACTAAGTGCAGCCAGGGAGAGGACAGCAGCCTTTGTGTGCAGAGCCACCTTCCCTCTTTCTGCTGGCTGGAAAccagatgtgatggctggagcccGGGCAGCCACCCAGACCACAAAAGGAATCCATGTGGAGCCAGGGGAGCCTGGGAATGGCGGGGCAGCAAGACAGGAGCCCAGGACCCTGGTGGCTCTGGAGCTGACACGGGGTCCGTGGACCACCTGGCTGCAGGCTTTGGCCTAGAAGGGAAGTATCAGCCTGTCTTACGCGTCACGTCTGATCAGGGGTTTCTACCTCCTCACAGCTGGTTGGACGTCCGTCCGACGTTATTTGAGCGTTAAGGAGAGGCTGACGTTTTCGCCACAACATGAGGAAAACTACCAAAGCTGAACAGAGGCTCCCGTGCTCCTGCCACGAACCCAGCATGAGTGTCGGGGGCCCGAGAGGCCCTGCCATTCAGGATCCAGATTTCACCAGCGCCAGGGGTGGGGGACAAGAACTGGAGCGGCCCCAGCTGGGCGCGTCAAAGCCCCTGAGAGGAGGGTTTTAGCCAGGCTCGCTCGCCCGCCCACGCGCGGGGCCGGCAGAGGCGTTTCTCCCCTCCGCCGCTCTCTCCGAAGCTCTTCAGATGTCAGGTGCCCGTGAGGTGGGGGGGGCCGTGGAAAAGGAAGACCTGGGGTCCCGTTGAGGGGCCGGGCCAGGGTGGGAGTGACACGGGGACGCGCCTGGGGTTCCAGGGGCACCAGCGGGGGCCTCGTTGGAGTGAAGCGCCCAGTCCCAGGAGGGAGGCGCCGAGGCCGGGTAAGACATGAAGTAAAATCCAGGGGAAACGCAGAAACAGGCATTGCAGCCAGCGGGGGGGGTGGCTCCCGGTCGGTGGGACCTGAGGACCCTGGAGGCAGAGAGGACTGGTCAGCCCACCAGCCCTGGGGATGCTGGCCGGCGCCTTCGTGTGCGGCCGCCGTCACCAAGAGTGAGAGGGGCGTCTGAGGGGAGCGTATTTGCCCTGGTCAGGACAGGACCAAACGTGGGCAGTTCTGCAGAAAGCACGGCGTGGGAAGGAGGGGCATCCGCGTACAAGGCGGTCACAACAGTCTCCCTGCAAGAGAAATCACACACAACAGGAAGTGAGGGGGCGAAGGAGACGCGTCTGCAGTGCGTGTAACAGTCGGGGGGGAAGAGCTGAAATACTCAGACTCCTCAACCCACAGGAGAAAGATCCCAGTGGGAAGTGGGCACGGGAGGGGGTGTGGACAGAGCAGGTGAcactgcccccccccgcccccccaggggCAGCCGGGCTGTCAGCTTGCAGGTCTGGGTGGCGCTCCGGACAGGCCTGTGGGAACCTGTCTGCGGTCTTCAGCCCGCTGTCCCTCCACCTGGGCCTCCTGTCATCGGGAAAGCCCTCGAGCCGTCTGCGTGGCCTCTCACAGAACATGCCCATCTGGAAAGATAAGAAGTTgctgagggggtgtgtgtgtgtgagagagtgagTGATGCTGGGAGGGGAGACGGGCCGAGGAGGtgccctgagtgtgtgtgtgtgtgtgtgtgtgtgagagagagagagagagtgatgcTGGGAGGGGAGACTCGGGCCAAGGAGGtgccctgagtgtgtgtgtgtgtgtgtgtgtgtgtgtgtgtgtgtgtgtgtgagagagagagagagtgatgcTGGGAGGGGAGACAGGCCGAGGAGGtgccctgagtgtgtgtgtgtgtgtgtgtgtgtgagagagagagagtgatgcTGGGAGGGGAGACTCGGGCCGAGGAGgtgccatgtgtgtgtgtgtgtgtgtgtgtgtgtgagtgtgtgtgtgagtgtgtgtgtgtgagagagaaagtgaTGCTGGGAGGGGAGACTCGGGCTGAGGAggtgccctgtgtgtgtgtgtgtgtgtgtgtgagtgtgagtgatgCTGGGAGGGGAGATGGGCCGAGGAGGtgccctgagtgtgtgtgtgtgtgtgtgtgtgtgtgtgtgtatatgtgtgtgtgtgagagagagagtgatgcTGGGAGGGGAGACTCGGGCCGAGGaggtgccgtgtgtgtgtgtgtgtgtgtgtgtgagagagggtgATGCTGGGAGGGGAGACTCGGGCCAAGGAGGtgccctgagtgtgtgtgtgtgtgagtgtgagtgatgCTGGGAGGGGAGACGGGCCGAGGAGGtggcctgagtgtgtgtgtgtgtgtgtgtgtgtgtgtgtgtgagagagagagagagtgatgcTGGGAGGGGAGACTCGGGCCAAGGAGGtgccctgagtgtgtgtgtgtgtgtgtgtgagtgtgagtgatgCTGGGAGGGGAGACTCAGGCCAAGGAGGtgccctgagtgtgtgtgtgtgtgtgtgtgtgtgagagagagagagtgatgcTGGGAGGGGAGACTCAGGCCGAGGAGGtgccctgagtgtgtgtgtgtgtgtgtgtgtgagatgccGGGAGGCGAGACTCGGGCCGAGGAGGCGCCCTGACCGGTGGCCTGCCTCTGGTGTGGTGCCCAGTGAGTACCCCTCAGGCCCTCTGCTCTGAGCGCCTGGCCAGGTGGGCTGCGTTTCCTCCTGTGGACCTGAGGACGCCAGGTCATTGACTAGCTGGTGACACAGCAGGTAGAGGCTGGCAGCAGTGGACGCTGGGAGGTCAGTGCCATACCGGGGGTGTCATGGCCACTTTGCAACCAGGAAAGGGGTCAGGAGCCAGCAGGAGCGTGGACCTGGAGTGTGGACGGGGCAGCGTGGTGCCCCTGCAGTGCTCTCATCCTGTAGCTGGTACAGGGTGGGCGCTGCTCTGAGGGGAGCCCGGGCTCCCCTCTGAGAACACTTCTCCAGGTACCCTGGGATTCGAGAGACGCTCAGTAGAAGGACCAGgcgtgaaaaaaataatttacccaGAAACGTACCTGGGTGACTGAGTCACACCCAGAAATGCAAGTGAAAGCTGAAATAACAGTTCCAGTTGGCGTGCGTCACACGGAGTATTTGGACGTTGGGAATGCCTGGTACTGGGCGGTCGGTGCTGATGGGCAGACTGTGCCCCGGGGGCAGCGGCAGCAAGACTGGAGCCTGAAGAGGGTCTGCAGGGATCCACTCACTTCTCACCTCAAGGAAACAAGCAAACGTGGGGTTTTGCTGCAGCACAGCCAGCGCTGGAAGCCACACAGTCTCTCCAGCTTTAGAAACGTTCAGACCGTCGTGGACCGTCCCTGCTTAAAAGTGCagcccgggggcttccctggtggcacagtggctgggagtccgcctgtcgatgcgggggatacgggctcgtgccccggtccgggaagatcccacatgccgtggagcggctgggcccgtgagccatggccgctgagcctgcgcgtccagagcctgtgctccgcagcgggagaggccgcagcggtgagaggcccgcgtactgcaaaaaaaaaaccaaaaaaagtgcAGCCCAGGACACTTAAGGACCACAGCTGGGTGCAATGCTCAGGAAAAGCTGGCCCTGCGCACGCGCCTGAGCCGCGAGGCccacctgccccgccccgcctGCCCACAGCCCATCTGCACGCCCGTTGTAGCCAAGGGCCCTGCGGGCGTCCAGCTGATGCATCTGCCCCTGCGTCCGGGGCAGCCCCTCCCAGTGCCGGCAGGGACGTGTCCGTCTCTCTGGTTCTAGCATCCAGCCGTGCCGGACAACGCGGGCACCGACAGATCTCTGCATGCAGCCTGCCCCCCAgctcctgcccacctgccccaaGGGGGCCCTCCTCACCAGCTCTTGTCCACACAGCACAGGGCGGCCAGAGGGGCCTTCGGGGGGAACCGCCAGCCgagcccttccctctcccctgcaCCTGCTCGTGGCCTTAGCCATGTCCACTGCCCTGTATCTTCCTGCCCACTCTCCCTGCGTGCCCCTGCTTAATGTCCTCTGCTGCTGCTCTGTTGTCACACGTCGGGCCTCACCCCGTCCACACCGGGTCCCGTCGAGTCACGGCACCGGAAGTCTGCGCCTGCGTCTGTGGCCCTCCCAGGAGGCCAGGGAAGCTGTCAGGACTCGGGCATGATCCAGCCGGTCCATTCACACGCCCGCTGGCAGCCCCCTGCTCCCGGAGCTGAGCTTCCTAGATCTTCCGAGCTGGGGCCAGAGCGGGGCTGGCAGCGCCCCGTCGCCTCCTTTTAGGGTCAGGGGCCCAGGACCCCCTGCCCTGCTTCCCAGCTGCCCTTACCTTGGTCCTTTCTGTGAGGTCCCCTGTGGCCGTGTCCTCCAGGCCACCGCAGGCAGCAGGAGGGGAACGGAGGCCAGGCCAGCCTCAGGAAACTGAGTTCCGGATGGCCACGTGTCCGGCTGGGACCAGGGCTCAGTCATCGTAGAAGGGGCGAGCCGGGGGCCGTTAGCAGTCTCCCCGGGGCTGCAGTTCCCTGCCCTGCGTCCCACGCTCAGAGCCCGCTCCACCCCGCTTACCGCGTCAGCCACGGGCCAGCGGCTGCCTCAGCTCACATGTGGCCCCTTGTGGTCCAGCAGCCTCTGTCGCCCCGGGGGACCCAGGGTGAGCACTGGAAGCTCGGTCCAGAGGGGGGCCCGCAGACACATCACCACGGGTTCCCAGCGGACTCTGTTTCACTGAATTTGAGACGTTATCGATTATAACGTCCCGTTAGGGAGGAGTAAACCTCGTTCCCAAGTACGGCAGGATTTGGATTACATGATGCGTTGGAACGGGGTGGGCCCGCTCCGCAGACCCTGCCTTTGGGCCCAGAAATGGCAGACCATGCGTCCCTGGCCTTGGCCAGACTGCATCGCGCTGCGACCGGGCTCACGGTCCTGGGCTGTGGCCCCGCCCTCCTCGACCCgcgctccccgcccccaccccccagg from the Lagenorhynchus albirostris chromosome 4, mLagAlb1.1, whole genome shotgun sequence genome contains:
- the LOC132520096 gene encoding collagen alpha-1(I) chain-like, yielding MQVKAEITVPVGVRHTEYLDVGNAWYWAVGADGQTVPRGQRQQDWSLKRVCRDPLTSHLKETSKRGVLLQHSQRWKPHSLSSFRNVQTVVDRPCLKVQPGGFPGGTVAGSPPVDAGDTGSCPGPGRSHMPWSGWAREPWPLSLRVQSLCSAAGEAAAVRGPRTAKKKPKKVQPRTLKDHSWVQCSGKAGPAHAPEPRGPPAPPRLPTAHLHARCSQGPCGRPADASAPASGAAPPSAGRDVSVSLVLASSRAGQRGHRQISACSLPPSSCPPAPRGPSSPALVHTAQGGQRGLRGEPPAEPFPLPCTCSWP